A genomic region of Paenibacillus sp. PL2-23 contains the following coding sequences:
- a CDS encoding ferritin yields the protein MNDALAQALNEQMNFEFYSAHVYLAMAAYCSADSLDGFANFFIVQAEEERFHAMKIYKFLNDRGRRATLQALGEPQNDYNSILHAFEQGYKHEQQNTERFYHLSDLAMNDREHATINFLKWFIDEQVEEEALFDSIINKLKRIDKDSNAFYMLDTEFAGRSFTPPAGE from the coding sequence ATGAATGATGCATTGGCCCAAGCATTGAACGAACAAATGAACTTCGAGTTCTATTCTGCGCATGTGTATCTTGCCATGGCGGCTTATTGCTCCGCAGACAGCCTGGATGGCTTCGCCAATTTCTTTATCGTGCAGGCGGAAGAGGAACGGTTCCACGCAATGAAGATATATAAATTTCTGAATGACCGCGGACGCCGGGCAACGCTGCAAGCGCTGGGCGAGCCTCAGAACGATTATAATTCCATTCTGCACGCCTTCGAGCAAGGCTACAAGCATGAGCAGCAGAATACGGAACGCTTCTATCACCTGTCCGATCTGGCGATGAACGATCGCGAGCATGCAACCATCAACTTCCTGAAATGGTTCATTGACGAGCAGGTTGAAGAGGAAGCGCTGTTCGACAGCATCATTAACAAGCTGAAGCGTATTGATAAAGACAGCAATGCCTTCTACATGCTGGACACGGAATTTGCCGGCAGATCGTTTACACCGCCTGCTGGAGAATAA
- a CDS encoding trypsin-like peptidase domain-containing protein, which translates to MMKGSCYKALAVSMLAASLLLSPFSSLVGSGAAAAASSTAKKEDIQLWIDGEAVSLSGPIVKENGVALAPMADLLNSLDVAYVLESKTNTIIIRDGSTTLTMAIGKKEAIVNGKTLALEASAALYNKLPYIPVRFVAEQLDAAVEWDAAAPKIHVKSWLYQEYELYTEAMEEGTSKAKLTATDIVDLYDRSVVMISTNRALGSGIVIGEDLVLTNYHVMEDATSATVQSIYEDEYAVKGVVATDKDADLAIIRTEEPLELEPIELSYGYQARKGDRVYAIGSPLGIQNTVSTGLISNLGYDGDMSYIQTNAQTDHGSSGGALFNEYGELIGIIYAGIDGSYADLNFAISAFQAAMLYDTVTPDMVRKAAFLTPSLPDTLVGAPLEDIRKLMEKEFGSVQTLEGVASFTNWEARRDAEGWLMLTANIDPLYYLYYGEATAGELRLWAVNLAMELNRMLPDDHIQVVISFERDYEFRPRDLKASEVTSLGDGRWRVRYPVINMQLKNQLYMETRF; encoded by the coding sequence ATGATGAAGGGTAGTTGCTACAAAGCTTTGGCGGTCTCTATGCTTGCCGCGAGTCTGCTGCTTTCGCCGTTCTCAAGCTTAGTCGGCTCGGGGGCTGCAGCTGCAGCGTCGTCGACGGCGAAGAAGGAGGACATTCAACTGTGGATAGACGGAGAGGCGGTCTCGTTGTCCGGCCCGATTGTTAAGGAGAACGGAGTTGCGCTTGCGCCGATGGCGGATTTGCTGAATTCGCTGGATGTCGCTTATGTGCTTGAGAGCAAGACGAATACGATTATTATTCGAGACGGGAGCACGACTCTCACGATGGCAATCGGCAAGAAGGAGGCAATCGTCAACGGCAAGACGCTGGCGCTGGAGGCCTCGGCAGCCCTCTATAACAAGCTTCCGTATATTCCTGTCCGGTTCGTAGCTGAGCAGCTCGACGCCGCCGTGGAATGGGATGCAGCCGCGCCGAAAATTCATGTGAAGAGCTGGCTGTATCAGGAGTATGAGCTGTATACGGAGGCAATGGAGGAAGGAACCTCAAAGGCGAAGCTGACGGCGACGGATATCGTTGATCTGTATGACCGCAGCGTAGTGATGATATCGACCAATCGTGCGCTGGGCAGCGGCATTGTGATTGGCGAGGACCTGGTGCTGACCAATTATCATGTTATGGAGGACGCGACTTCTGCAACCGTGCAGTCCATCTATGAGGATGAATATGCGGTGAAGGGTGTTGTCGCGACAGACAAGGACGCCGATCTGGCGATTATCCGCACAGAGGAGCCGCTGGAGCTTGAGCCGATCGAGCTGAGCTACGGCTACCAGGCTCGTAAAGGCGACCGCGTATATGCAATCGGCAGCCCGCTCGGCATTCAAAACACGGTATCCACAGGGCTGATCAGCAACCTCGGCTACGATGGCGACATGAGCTATATCCAGACAAATGCCCAGACGGATCATGGCAGCTCCGGAGGCGCGTTGTTTAATGAATACGGCGAGCTGATCGGCATTATCTATGCGGGCATCGACGGCTCGTATGCGGATTTGAACTTTGCCATCTCGGCGTTCCAAGCCGCAATGCTGTATGACACGGTTACGCCCGATATGGTCAGGAAAGCGGCCTTCCTGACGCCATCGCTGCCAGATACATTGGTCGGCGCGCCGCTGGAGGATATTCGAAAGCTCATGGAGAAGGAGTTCGGCTCTGTGCAGACATTGGAGGGCGTTGCATCGTTCACCAATTGGGAGGCGCGGCGCGACGCGGAGGGCTGGCTCATGCTGACGGCCAACATCGACCCGCTGTATTACCTGTATTATGGCGAGGCGACGGCGGGCGAGCTGCGGCTGTGGGCGGTTAATCTCGCAATGGAGCTTAACCGGATGCTGCCGGATGATCACATTCAAGTCGTCATTTCGTTCGAGAGGGATTATGAATTCCGTCCGCGCGATCTGAAGGCGAGCGAGGTGACGTCGCTCGGCGACGGCAGGTGGCGAGTTCGTTACCCTGTTATTAACATGCAGCTAAAAAATCAGCTATACATGGAAACCAGATTTTAA
- a CDS encoding class I SAM-dependent methyltransferase yields MGFLSVLSQAHKWIGERAGLGDVVIDATAGGGVDTLALAELVGRNGLVHALDIQQEALYRTRERLSAAGSLEQVRLHLLDHARMAEAVSPQHQGCVSAVMFNLGYLPGGDTSVITTPSTTIEALASALNLLKPGGIVTCVLYPGHSGGDTEALAVEAWAAGLPPAEGHAVLYRQPQRNTAPYLVAVEKRKR; encoded by the coding sequence ATGGGATTTCTATCCGTTCTTAGCCAGGCACACAAATGGATTGGCGAACGGGCTGGCCTGGGCGACGTCGTCATCGACGCCACTGCGGGCGGCGGCGTTGATACCCTCGCCCTCGCCGAGCTCGTCGGCCGGAATGGGCTGGTGCATGCGCTGGATATACAGCAGGAAGCGCTCTATCGCACGCGTGAGCGGCTGTCGGCAGCCGGCTCGCTGGAGCAAGTCCGCCTTCATCTGCTGGATCACGCGAGAATGGCGGAGGCGGTGTCCCCCCAGCATCAGGGCTGCGTCTCCGCGGTCATGTTCAATCTAGGTTATTTGCCAGGAGGAGACACCTCCGTGATCACAACCCCATCTACGACCATAGAGGCGCTCGCTTCAGCGCTTAACCTGCTGAAGCCCGGCGGCATTGTGACATGCGTGCTGTACCCGGGGCACTCCGGCGGAGATACGGAAGCGCTAGCGGTCGAGGCGTGGGCTGCAGGACTGCCCCCAGCTGAGGGGCATGCCGTATTATACCGGCAGCCACAACGAAACACGGCCCCTTATTTGGTCGCCGTTGAGAAGCGTAAGAGATAA
- a CDS encoding VOC family protein, producing the protein MAVKKLEHLGIMVRDIATSIAFYTEVLGLEHKYTMTHTNGVIQLAFLAFAGHEDTELELIQGYNAELPAEGKVHHAAFTVDDIEAEFERLKGLEQVELRDTEITTLPNGARYFFFYGPDGELLELFQPGTPGGANQA; encoded by the coding sequence ATGGCAGTGAAGAAGCTGGAGCATTTAGGCATTATGGTAAGGGATATCGCTACATCTATTGCGTTTTATACAGAGGTGCTTGGACTGGAGCACAAATATACGATGACGCATACCAACGGCGTCATTCAGCTCGCGTTTCTGGCTTTTGCCGGGCACGAGGATACAGAGCTGGAGCTCATTCAAGGCTATAACGCAGAGCTTCCAGCCGAAGGCAAAGTGCATCACGCCGCATTTACGGTTGATGATATTGAAGCCGAATTCGAAAGATTGAAGGGACTGGAGCAGGTAGAGCTGCGTGACACTGAGATCACTACGCTGCCGAACGGCGCCCGTTATTTCTTCTTCTACGGACCTGACGGCGAGCTGCTGGAGCTGTTCCAGCCGGGAACGCCGGGCGGCGCCAACCAAGCGTAG
- a CDS encoding B12-binding domain-containing radical SAM protein: MRVVLSTLNAKFIHMSLALRCLKAYSEHQFDIEIAEYTIKDPAMNIASDLFSRNPDVIGFSCYIWNIEETITVVNMLRKIKPDLKIVLGGPEVSYDTEYWMERLPEVDFIVVGEGEETFHHLLSEIEGDGKYHMVFGVAYRKEREGRRETLVNPPRPKLNLNELPSPHRFKEDIPQLGSRVVYFETSRGCPFSCQFCLSSIEVGVRYYDMERTKSDILYLIANGAKLIKFVDRTFNIKRDYALEIFQFLIDNHQGCVFQFEITADIMRPEVLDYLAEHAPPGIFRFEIGVQSTNDPTNLAVQRRQNWNKLVRTVTKVKDSGKIDQHLDLIAGLPLENYDTFRGTFNDVFALRPEELQLGFLKMLRGTGLRRDADKWGYIYMDRAPYEMLGNDLMPFSDIVRIKRVEDVLEKYWNAHRMDHTLLYLVDAVFPSPFDFFQRFGDYWEARGWQKIGHQLEDLFSRLWAYLLEASEGSDAPGLDLEVALGLMQYDFYLNHHYKPRKIWWDKGMDKAEWMSWMKKLVDSPEEVSREFAELGLGERELPKHAVLEKLPFDLGLYLETGVLEKSRHTLLIMLYAVEQGTKKPKPRTYYLTLTPEGASL, encoded by the coding sequence ATGAGAGTTGTGTTGTCCACGCTGAACGCCAAGTTTATTCATATGTCGTTAGCATTGCGTTGCTTGAAAGCCTATAGCGAGCATCAATTTGATATAGAGATCGCCGAATATACGATCAAGGATCCGGCTATGAATATTGCCTCTGATCTGTTCTCCCGCAATCCCGATGTCATAGGCTTCTCCTGCTATATTTGGAATATCGAAGAGACGATTACGGTTGTCAATATGCTTCGCAAGATCAAGCCCGACCTGAAGATTGTGCTTGGCGGTCCCGAGGTGAGCTATGATACCGAATATTGGATGGAGAGACTCCCGGAAGTCGATTTTATTGTGGTGGGCGAAGGGGAGGAGACGTTCCATCATCTGCTGTCCGAAATCGAAGGAGACGGCAAATACCATATGGTATTCGGAGTGGCTTACCGTAAGGAGAGAGAGGGGAGACGCGAGACGCTGGTCAATCCGCCAAGACCGAAGCTGAATTTGAACGAGCTGCCTTCGCCGCACCGCTTTAAGGAGGATATTCCGCAGCTTGGAAGCCGCGTTGTCTATTTCGAGACAAGCCGTGGCTGCCCCTTCAGCTGTCAGTTCTGTCTCTCCAGCATCGAGGTGGGTGTGCGGTATTACGATATGGAGCGGACCAAATCCGATATTCTGTATCTGATCGCTAACGGGGCCAAGCTGATCAAATTCGTCGACCGTACCTTTAATATAAAAAGGGACTATGCGCTGGAGATTTTTCAGTTTCTGATTGACAATCACCAGGGCTGTGTCTTCCAGTTTGAGATTACGGCGGATATTATGCGTCCGGAGGTGCTGGATTACTTGGCTGAGCACGCTCCTCCCGGCATCTTCCGTTTCGAAATCGGCGTGCAGTCGACCAATGATCCCACCAACCTTGCCGTACAGCGCCGCCAGAATTGGAATAAGCTAGTTCGTACGGTGACCAAGGTGAAGGATTCCGGCAAGATCGACCAGCATCTGGATTTGATTGCGGGGCTTCCGCTTGAGAATTACGATACCTTCCGAGGCACGTTCAACGATGTGTTTGCCCTGCGTCCCGAGGAGCTGCAGCTCGGCTTCCTGAAGATGCTGCGGGGAACGGGGCTGCGGCGCGACGCGGACAAGTGGGGCTATATCTATATGGACCGGGCGCCGTACGAAATGCTGGGCAACGATCTGATGCCGTTCAGCGATATCGTGCGCATCAAACGCGTGGAGGATGTGCTGGAGAAATATTGGAACGCGCATCGAATGGACCATACGCTCCTCTACCTGGTCGATGCTGTCTTCCCGTCGCCCTTCGATTTCTTCCAACGGTTCGGCGATTACTGGGAGGCGCGCGGCTGGCAGAAGATCGGCCATCAGCTGGAGGATCTGTTCTCCAGGCTTTGGGCGTATCTTCTGGAGGCGTCCGAGGGAAGCGACGCTCCAGGTCTGGACCTCGAGGTTGCGCTCGGGCTGATGCAATATGATTTTTACCTGAATCATCATTACAAGCCGCGCAAAATCTGGTGGGACAAGGGCATGGACAAAGCGGAGTGGATGAGCTGGATGAAAAAGCTTGTGGATTCCCCTGAGGAAGTGTCGCGGGAATTCGCCGAGCTGGGCTTAGGGGAGCGGGAGCTTCCGAAGCATGCCGTTCTCGAGAAGCTGCCGTTTGACCTGGGGCTATACCTGGAGACAGGCGTTCTCGAGAAGAGCCGGCATACGCTTCTTATTATGCTGTATGCGGTAGAGCAGGGAACTAAAAAGCCGAAGCCGCGAACCTATTATCTGACGCTTACGCCTGAGGGGGCATCCCTTTAA
- a CDS encoding cysteine-rich CWC family protein, with protein sequence MNNTSCPLCGQSNSCEAERSDAVSDCWCFHLPIPAELRSRIPDAHRGACICQNCVQQYWNNKE encoded by the coding sequence GTGAACAATACGAGTTGCCCGCTATGCGGACAATCCAACAGCTGCGAGGCTGAGCGTTCCGATGCCGTATCGGACTGCTGGTGCTTCCACCTACCGATCCCCGCGGAACTAAGAAGCCGTATTCCGGATGCGCATAGGGGAGCCTGCATCTGCCAAAACTGTGTTCAGCAATATTGGAATAATAAGGAATAA
- a CDS encoding S41 family peptidase, producing MNDYYEPPAKQKSGFVYVIAVFLLLGVGYVLGMMSSGMRYPILKEPEFKQLNTTYAKILSDYLEGAEPADLINGAAQGMVASLKDPYSHYLVGEEGKAYTQSYEAEFFGIGANMRQEDGAFLITSVIKDTPAERAGLLEGDKLLAVDGVEVTGKPFNELLGLVRGEEGSSVTLRIQRASEDEPLEMTMQRAAIPVYTVTSERLEGGIGHVTISRFAHNTDEEFKAELEKLQKEGPLQGLLLDMRSNPGGLLNSTLEIANILVPKGRKVLDVVYKNERQTVSFVSKQKEEWSIPIVVLVNGQSASASEVMAAALKESAGAEVVGETTYGKGVVQAFRAFPDGSVLSITEAQWKTPGGTWINEVGVAPDYEVALPEYASIRPLATGSELKRGSYGDNVVTLQIMLRELGYGELSSEGIFDEETEAALKAFQTAEKLEATGELDDKTGYRLLQLLKEKLDREDTQLQKGMELLLTTP from the coding sequence ATGAACGATTATTATGAACCCCCAGCAAAGCAAAAGTCCGGATTCGTTTATGTTATCGCGGTGTTTCTGCTGCTTGGAGTAGGGTACGTGCTGGGCATGATGTCCTCCGGCATGCGATACCCCATTCTGAAGGAGCCCGAATTCAAGCAGCTGAACACCACATATGCCAAAATTCTGAGTGACTACCTGGAAGGAGCCGAGCCGGCGGACTTGATTAACGGTGCGGCGCAGGGTATGGTCGCTTCACTGAAGGACCCTTATTCTCATTATTTGGTCGGAGAAGAGGGTAAAGCGTACACCCAGTCGTATGAGGCTGAATTTTTTGGCATTGGAGCGAATATGCGACAGGAGGACGGCGCGTTCCTGATTACTTCCGTTATTAAGGATACGCCGGCCGAACGCGCAGGGCTGCTTGAGGGGGATAAGCTGCTTGCGGTGGATGGGGTCGAGGTGACCGGGAAACCGTTCAACGAGCTGCTTGGTCTTGTGCGCGGCGAAGAGGGCTCCTCCGTCACGCTCCGCATTCAGCGGGCAAGCGAGGACGAGCCGCTGGAAATGACGATGCAGCGTGCTGCGATTCCGGTCTATACCGTGACGTCCGAACGACTGGAGGGGGGCATCGGCCATGTGACGATCAGCCGGTTCGCCCACAATACGGACGAGGAGTTCAAGGCGGAGCTGGAGAAGCTGCAGAAGGAAGGTCCGCTGCAAGGCCTGCTGCTGGATATGCGCTCCAATCCCGGTGGATTGCTGAATTCCACGTTGGAAATCGCGAATATTCTAGTGCCCAAGGGGCGCAAGGTACTCGATGTCGTCTACAAAAACGAACGGCAGACCGTCAGCTTTGTCTCCAAGCAGAAGGAAGAGTGGAGCATTCCCATCGTCGTTCTCGTTAATGGCCAATCCGCCAGCGCAAGCGAGGTGATGGCTGCCGCCCTGAAGGAATCAGCGGGTGCAGAGGTGGTTGGCGAGACCACCTATGGCAAAGGCGTTGTGCAGGCGTTCCGCGCATTCCCGGATGGCTCCGTGCTGAGCATTACCGAAGCGCAGTGGAAGACGCCTGGAGGCACATGGATCAACGAGGTTGGCGTAGCGCCCGATTATGAGGTGGCGCTGCCGGAGTATGCGTCTATACGCCCTCTCGCTACCGGCTCAGAGCTGAAGCGGGGCAGCTACGGGGACAACGTGGTGACGCTGCAGATCATGCTGAGAGAGCTGGGCTATGGGGAGCTGTCCTCTGAGGGCATCTTCGATGAAGAGACGGAAGCGGCGCTGAAGGCTTTCCAGACTGCAGAGAAGCTGGAGGCGACCGGGGAGCTCGACGACAAGACGGGCTATCGCTTGCTCCAGCTGCTGAAGGAGAAGCTGGATCGGGAGGATACACAGCTGCAGAAGGGAATGGAGCTGCTTCTAACAACGCCATAG
- a CDS encoding ABC transporter ATP-binding protein — MSYVHVNQVSYAYPGSRQEVLSRFSLSLEQGETIGLLGGSGSGKSTLLRLIAGFENPKSGEIAINGRTMAGGYQFVQPERRNVGMVFQDYALFPHMTVAQNISFGLHGKSRHERASRVTEMLELVKLAGYGNRYPHELSGGQQQRVAFARALAPKPQLLLMDEPFSNLDAELKGSIRLELRALLLSAGMTSILVTHDIEDAEVVCDRIVCMPELSLV; from the coding sequence ATGAGCTATGTACATGTGAACCAGGTCAGCTACGCCTATCCCGGCTCCAGGCAAGAGGTGCTGTCCCGGTTCTCGCTTTCGCTGGAGCAAGGGGAGACCATTGGCCTTCTCGGCGGCAGCGGCAGCGGGAAAAGCACACTTCTGAGGCTGATCGCGGGATTCGAGAATCCGAAGAGCGGGGAGATAGCGATTAACGGACGGACGATGGCGGGCGGTTATCAGTTCGTTCAGCCGGAACGCCGCAACGTGGGCATGGTCTTCCAGGATTATGCCTTGTTCCCCCATATGACCGTCGCTCAAAATATTAGCTTCGGGCTTCACGGCAAGTCCCGTCACGAGCGAGCGAGCCGAGTGACGGAGATGCTGGAGCTTGTGAAGCTGGCAGGGTACGGGAATCGTTATCCCCATGAGCTTAGCGGAGGCCAGCAGCAGAGAGTGGCGTTCGCGAGGGCGCTGGCGCCCAAGCCGCAGCTGCTGCTTATGGATGAGCCGTTCAGCAATCTTGACGCGGAGCTGAAAGGGAGCATTCGACTGGAGCTTAGAGCGCTGCTTCTATCGGCGGGAATGACGTCCATTCTGGTGACGCATGATATCGAAGATGCGGAAGTGGTCTGCGACCGCATTGTATGTATGCCGGAGCTAAGCCTAGTCTGA
- the trmB gene encoding tRNA (guanosine(46)-N7)-methyltransferase TrmB, with product MRLRGRKGIRESLESQPELVVLDAAPHRGNWKAFFGNDNPIHVELGMGKGRFISQMSVRNPHINFIGVDMYDELLRRASEKARIAWEEKGESEPPNLALLRANIEGIETMFAPGELERIYLNFSDPWPKSKHARRRLTHERFVTKYIDILNEKGEIHFKTDSQSLFEFSLNSFADMELVMRNISLNLHKDGPREDLVFTEYETKFAEKGQPIHRVEVVIGEEALRQHRERRQESLRAEAAAGVEVDDEGEE from the coding sequence ATGCGTTTGAGAGGCAGAAAAGGTATAAGGGAAAGCCTGGAGAGCCAGCCAGAGCTGGTTGTGCTGGACGCGGCGCCGCATCGAGGCAACTGGAAGGCGTTCTTCGGCAACGACAATCCGATTCACGTGGAGCTGGGGATGGGCAAAGGACGCTTCATCAGCCAAATGAGCGTTCGCAATCCCCATATTAACTTTATCGGTGTGGATATGTACGATGAGCTGCTCAGAAGGGCAAGCGAGAAGGCTCGCATCGCCTGGGAGGAGAAGGGCGAGAGCGAGCCCCCTAATCTGGCGCTGCTTCGTGCTAATATTGAAGGTATCGAAACGATGTTCGCGCCTGGTGAGCTAGAGCGAATCTATCTGAACTTCAGCGATCCGTGGCCGAAGAGCAAGCATGCTCGCCGGAGATTGACGCATGAACGGTTCGTAACCAAATATATCGATATTTTGAACGAGAAGGGCGAAATTCATTTCAAAACGGATTCACAGTCGCTATTCGAATTTTCCTTGAACAGCTTTGCCGATATGGAGCTTGTTATGCGCAATATCTCGCTGAACCTGCATAAGGATGGACCAAGGGAGGATCTGGTGTTCACGGAATATGAGACCAAGTTCGCGGAGAAGGGCCAGCCCATCCATCGCGTGGAGGTTGTGATTGGGGAAGAGGCGCTGAGACAGCACCGCGAGCGCAGACAAGAAAGCCTGCGCGCAGAGGCTGCCGCAGGCGTTGAGGTGGACGACGAGGGGGAGGAGTAG
- a CDS encoding TIGR01212 family radical SAM protein (This family includes YhcC from E. coli K-12, an uncharacterized radical SAM protein.) encodes MSLVHNAAQQPMLWGDKRFHTWNYEMREQFGGKVFKVSLDAGFTCPNRDGSIAKGGCTFCSARGSGDFAGSRRDDLVTQFHKIRDRQHKKWPTASYIGYFQAYTNTYAPVDELRDYYETILELPGVVGLSIATRPDCLPDDVVDYLAELNERTYLWVEMGLQTVHESTSELINRAHDTACYLDAVKRLRERGIRVCAHIIYGLPQETHEMMMDTCRAVAGMDVQGIKLHLLHLMRKTPMVKQYEAGLLRFLERDEYIQLVVDSLELLPPGMIVHRVTGDAPKELLIGPMWSMDKWPVLNGIDQELRRRDTWQGKLWREEAQHGISIRS; translated from the coding sequence ATGAGTCTAGTACATAACGCTGCCCAGCAGCCCATGCTGTGGGGGGATAAAAGATTTCATACCTGGAACTACGAGATGAGGGAGCAATTCGGAGGCAAAGTGTTCAAGGTGTCGCTTGACGCCGGCTTCACCTGTCCCAATCGGGACGGCTCCATCGCCAAGGGCGGCTGTACGTTCTGCAGCGCCAGGGGCTCCGGAGATTTCGCCGGAAGCAGAAGAGACGACCTCGTCACGCAATTTCATAAGATCCGGGACCGCCAGCATAAGAAATGGCCAACAGCGTCCTATATCGGTTATTTCCAGGCGTACACCAATACGTATGCCCCTGTGGATGAGCTGCGCGACTACTACGAGACCATACTGGAGCTGCCAGGCGTTGTGGGGCTGTCGATCGCGACTCGCCCGGATTGTCTGCCAGACGATGTCGTAGATTATTTGGCGGAGCTGAACGAACGAACTTATCTCTGGGTAGAGATGGGGCTGCAGACCGTGCACGAGTCGACTTCTGAGCTGATCAATCGGGCCCATGATACCGCTTGCTATCTGGATGCCGTCAAGAGGCTGCGAGAGCGCGGCATCCGCGTATGCGCCCATATCATCTATGGCTTGCCGCAGGAAACCCATGAGATGATGATGGACACCTGCAGGGCTGTAGCGGGCATGGATGTGCAAGGTATCAAGCTCCATCTCCTCCACTTGATGCGCAAAACCCCGATGGTGAAGCAATATGAAGCCGGCTTGCTGCGCTTTCTGGAGCGGGATGAATATATCCAACTGGTCGTCGATTCGCTTGAGCTTCTGCCTCCTGGCATGATCGTGCATCGAGTGACCGGCGACGCGCCGAAGGAGCTTCTGATTGGACCGATGTGGAGTATGGATAAGTGGCCGGTGCTGAACGGCATCGACCAGGAGCTGCGGCGGCGGGATACATGGCAGGGCAAGCTCTGGAGGGAGGAGGCGCAGCATGGGATTTCTATCCGTTCTTAG
- a CDS encoding Cof-type HAD-IIB family hydrolase — protein sequence MYKLIAIDVDDTLLNDELTVTEGTKQAMAAAIERGVTVTLATGRMFASAQQIARGINLNVPIITYQGALVKTLLEGEVLYERSVPTDAAKAVYAYCEANGLHLQLYVDDELYGTEDNDRIRAYSRQSNIPYRIEPDFSKLIHLPMNKLLMIDEPDRLDQVAEELKTLVGDRVHITKSKAHYLEVMHKEGTKGHALQYLAGHIGCTMAETIAIGDAWNDREMIQAAGLGVAMDNAVPALKELADYITLSNNEDGVKHVIEKFVLSR from the coding sequence ATGTACAAACTGATTGCCATTGATGTAGACGATACTTTGCTTAATGATGAATTAACCGTAACAGAAGGCACCAAGCAGGCGATGGCCGCGGCGATCGAGAGAGGCGTAACCGTCACACTTGCGACGGGGCGCATGTTCGCTTCCGCGCAGCAAATTGCCAGAGGCATCAATCTTAATGTTCCTATTATTACGTATCAGGGAGCTCTCGTCAAAACGCTGCTGGAGGGAGAAGTGCTGTACGAGCGCTCCGTGCCTACTGACGCCGCCAAAGCCGTCTACGCCTATTGCGAGGCGAACGGCCTACATCTCCAGCTGTACGTCGACGACGAGCTGTACGGTACAGAGGATAATGACCGTATACGCGCTTACTCCAGGCAATCCAATATCCCCTACCGCATTGAACCAGACTTCTCCAAGCTAATCCATCTGCCAATGAACAAGCTGCTGATGATTGACGAGCCGGATCGTCTCGATCAGGTAGCGGAGGAGCTGAAGACGCTTGTGGGCGATCGAGTGCACATTACGAAGTCGAAGGCGCATTATCTTGAGGTGATGCACAAGGAAGGAACGAAGGGCCACGCCCTGCAATATTTGGCCGGACATATTGGCTGCACGATGGCGGAGACGATTGCGATTGGAGATGCGTGGAACGACCGTGAGATGATACAAGCAGCCGGTCTTGGCGTTGCGATGGACAACGCTGTGCCTGCGCTGAAGGAGCTTGCCGATTACATCACGCTCTCGAACAATGAGGACGGGGTCAAGCATGTTATCGAGAAATTTGTGCTGAGCCGCTAG
- a CDS encoding DUF1450 domain-containing protein has product MMKKIKYCKKNFKNGSKSLYKAMKEQYPDIKRKKSDCLGNCRTCRHECFVVVKSKCISAPSSDLLYKQLKKMIG; this is encoded by the coding sequence ATGATGAAGAAGATCAAATATTGCAAGAAAAACTTCAAGAACGGCTCTAAGTCGCTGTATAAGGCGATGAAGGAGCAATATCCGGATATTAAGAGAAAGAAAAGCGACTGTCTCGGCAATTGCAGAACGTGCAGACATGAATGCTTCGTCGTTGTCAAATCCAAATGCATCAGCGCCCCATCCTCGGACTTGCTCTACAAGCAGCTGAAGAAGATGATTGGATAA